From Mycteria americana isolate JAX WOST 10 ecotype Jacksonville Zoo and Gardens chromosome 4, USCA_MyAme_1.0, whole genome shotgun sequence, one genomic window encodes:
- the PGM2 gene encoding phosphopentomutase, whose product MAARGSAGDAALRRAAEQWLLWDKNPKTSAIVKQLVAEGNAAELQKYFGSRMEFGTAGLRAAMGAGISHMNDLTIIQTTQGFCRYLEKNFSDLKKRGVVIGFDARAHLSSGGSSKRFARLAANTFISQGVPVYLFSDITPTPFVPYTVTHLKLCAGIMVTASHNPKQDNGYKVYWENGAQIISPHDKGISQAIEENQEPWPQAWDDKLIDSSLLLHDPYATVNKEYFKDIQKQCFHRNINKETNLKFVHTSVHGVGHKFVQLAFKAFDLSPPFAVPEQKDPDPEFPTVKYPNPEEGKGVLTLSFALAEKDGAKIILANDPDADRLAVAEKQESGEWKVFSGNELGALLGWWIFTCWKNHNRDTCAIKDVYMLSSTVSSKILRAIALKEGFHFEETLTGFKWMGNRAKQLMDQGKAVLFAFEEAIGYMCCPAVLDKDGVSAAVITAEMASFLATRNLSLSQQLKAVYDEYGFHITKASYFICHDPKVIQQLFDNLRNFDGKNTYPKSCGRFKVSGIRDLTTGYDSSQPDQKAILPTSKSSQMITFTFANGGVATMRTSGTEPKIKYYSELCAPPGNSDVEQLKKELDELVNAIEKHFFQPEKNNLQRKTE is encoded by the exons AATCCAAAAACTTCTGCAATAGTGAAGCAACTGGTTGCTGAAGGAAATGCCGCAGAATTGCAGAAATACTTTGGCTCGCGGATGGAGTTTGGCACAGCAGGGCTCAGAGCTGCCATGGGAGCAGGGATTTCCCACATGAATGACTTGACTATTATCCAGACAACCCAG GGATTTTGCAGATACCTTGAGAAGAATTTCAGTGACCTGAAAAAGAGAGGAGTTGTGATTGGTTTTGATGCTCGTGCCCATCTTTCCAGCGGAGGTAGCAGCAAAAG gTTTGCAAGACTTGCTGCTAATACCTTCATCAGTCAAGGAGTTCCAGTTTATCTGTTCTCTGATATAACGCCAACTCCTTTTGTG CCATACACAGTAACTCATCTGAAGCTTTGTGCTGGAATTATGGTTACGGCTTCCCATAATCCAAAACAAGATAATGGTTACAAG GTTTACTGGGAAAATGGTGCTCAGATTATTTCCCCTCATGACAAAGGAATTTCTCAGGCTATTGAGGAGAACCAAGAGCCATGGCCTCAGGCTTGGGATGACAAACTGATTGACAGCAGCCTGCTACTTCATGATCCATATGCCACGGTCAATAAGGAGTATTTCAAAGATATACAGAAACAGTGCTTTCATAG gaatatAAACAAGGAAACAAACCTGAAATTTGTTCATACTTCTGTGCATGGCGTAGGTCATAAATTTGTGCAGTTGGCCTTCAAGGCATTTgaccttagccctccttttgctgttCCGGAGCAGAAGGATCCTGATCCAGAATTTCCTACAGTGAAGTATCCAAATCCTGAAGAAGGCAAAGGTGTTCTG ACATTGTCTTTTGCTTTGGCTGAAAAAGATGGGGCAAAAATCATTTTAGCAAATGATCCTGATGCTGATCGACTTGCAGTGGCAGAGAAACAAGAGAG tgGTGAATGGAAAGTGTTTTCTGGAAATGAGCTGGGAGCTCTTTTAGGCTGGTGGATCTTCACTTGCTGGAAAAATCACAATAGGGATACTTGTGCCATTAAAGATGTCTACATGTTATCCAGTACTGTTTCTTCCAAAATCCTGAGAGCGATTGCACTAAAGGAAGGTTTTCATTTTGAG GAAACACTGACAGGTTTCAAGTGGATGGGCAACCGTGCCAAACAGCTCATGGACCAgggaaaagctgttctttttgCATTTGAGGAGGCTATAG gGTATATGTGCTGTCCTGCTGTTCTGGACAAAGATGGTGTCAGCGCTGCTGTTATAACTGCAGAGATGGCTAGCTTTTTGGCAACGAGGAATTTGTCTTTGTCTCAGCAGCTGAAAGCTGTCTATGATGA ATACGGCTTCCATATTACCAAAGCTTCATATTTCATCTGCCATGATCCTAAAGTTATTCAACAGCTTTTTGACAACCTTAgaaattttgatggaaaaaacacATACCCAAAATCTTGCGGTAGATTTAAAGTTTCTGGAATAAGGGATCTAACTACTGGGTATGACAGCAGCCAGCCAGATCAAAAGGCT ATACTTCCCACTAGTAAAAGTAGCCAAATGATAACGTTCACTTTTGCTAATGGAGGAGTGGCCACAATGAGAACCAGTGGGACGGAACCAAAGATCAAATACTATTCTGAACTTTGTGCACCTCCTGGAAACAG TGACGTTGAGCAGCTGAAGAAGGAACTAGATGAACTGGTCAATGCTATTGAAAAACACTTCtttcaaccagaaaaaaataatcttcaacGGAAGACTGAGTAA
- the LOC142409216 gene encoding uncharacterized protein LOC142409216 — protein sequence MKKTATKMSTSAILDPRFSLHEAKYRSSSFPPSKNAARPRQRRSPGPARSGDTAATAAAPAAARGRPPPGLEPGPGADRPPPPPLTAVLPPQDVLAARKCLRRAAATGCQAPPAHLPLRGEGQRAPNGRRAGGGEATAAPQGTGSAGAPAGPGEEPARRLLLLTAPVRTGRPASGCPHRPYLPAVRAGGGGGGRAAHPAAAARRLPPPATASAGENSNRRRVPGPAGAERDRRPPEAAGGGQQATGGRPCRDRGQLRPPPPARFAPLEEDFGDAAQCVCHNLSSPADNMSVSPCRSEPRWTARLAEVVSTEDRPQYE from the exons ATGAAGAAGACAGCTACAAAAATGAGTACTTCTGCCATTCTGGACCCCAGGTTCTCCCTGCATGAAG CTAAATACcgctcttcctccttccctccctccaaaaaCGCGGCTCGGCCCCGCCAGCGCCGCTCCCCCGGGCCCGCCCGCAGCGGGGACACGgcggccaccgccgccgccccggccgcggcccgcggTCGCCCCCCGCCAGGCCTGGAGCCGGGGCCAGGGGCTgaccggccgccgccgccgccgcttacCGCCGTCTTGCCGCCGCAGGATGTGCTCGCTGCAAGGAAGTGCCTTCGGCGGGCAGCGGCCACGGGCTGTCAGGCGCCGCCTGCCCACCTCCcgctgaggggagaggggcagagagcCCCTAACGGacgccgggccgggggaggggaggcCACAGCAGCGCCTCAGGGCACCGGCAGCGCGggcgccccggccgggccgggcgaggAGCCTGCTCGCCGCCTCCTGTTGCTGACCGCCCCGGTCAGGACGGGCCGCCCCGCCTCGGGCTGCCCGCACCGCCCCTACCTGCCGGCGGTccgggcgggaggaggcgggggaggccgggccgcaCACCCAGCGGCTGCCGCTCgccgcctccctcctcccgccacagccaGCGCGGGCGAAAATAGCAACAGGCGTCGGgtccccggcccggcgggggcggagAGGGATAGGCGCCCGCCagaggcggccggcggcgggcagcaggCGACAGGCGGGCGCCCGTGTCGCGACAGAGGGCAGCTGAggccccctcccccggcccgtTTCGCCCCTCTCGAGGAGGATTTCGGCGACGCTGCCCAGTGTGTCTGCCACAACCTCTCATCTCCGGCAGATAACATGTCGGTGTCGCCTTGCCGTAGTGAGCCCCGGTGGACCGCGAGGTTAGCTGAAGTTGTGAGCACAGAAG ACAGGCCTCAATATGAATGA